One window from the genome of Pantoea cypripedii encodes:
- a CDS encoding DUF3500 domain-containing protein, translating into MTSRNFRDYLMPADAERIGLARGVDLQTYGARMLATDKAQKLKAHWQAMLDETFRGITRDGEVQPDLFALRDEGFAVEQAVRAAQALVATLDSAQQQQVSYAIDAKQWRAWYNPEIPFNDYGVRLDETAAPTREAFQALLQSCTSTRGFSKVQQVMDANHFLGELYDLTHIMNRWSFHFLLFGTPSTTQPWGWSIYGHHVAFCCFISGRQLVIAPTFFGVEPNVIERGDASDGVLFREEEQLGLALMQSLSADQQQRATVYALMEDPLMPAERFNFADQRHLGGAFQDNRVIPLEGVCVAEFTLAQRASLMALVAVFLDFLPDGPRAWRLRQIEQHLDDSWWSWIGGHGDDDVFYYRLQSPVVMLEFDHHSGMWLTNEQPARFHIHTITRIPNGNDYGKALLSQLQK; encoded by the coding sequence ATGACCAGCCGCAACTTTCGTGATTACCTGATGCCAGCGGATGCCGAACGTATCGGGCTGGCGCGCGGCGTCGATCTGCAAACCTATGGCGCGCGGATGCTGGCCACCGATAAAGCGCAAAAACTCAAAGCGCACTGGCAGGCGATGCTGGATGAAACCTTTCGCGGCATTACCCGCGATGGTGAAGTGCAGCCGGATCTGTTTGCCCTGCGGGATGAGGGGTTTGCGGTGGAACAGGCGGTGAGGGCGGCACAGGCATTGGTTGCCACGCTGGATAGTGCGCAACAGCAGCAGGTGAGTTATGCCATCGACGCCAAACAGTGGCGCGCCTGGTACAACCCGGAAATTCCCTTCAATGATTATGGCGTCAGGCTGGATGAAACCGCCGCGCCAACCCGTGAAGCTTTCCAGGCATTACTGCAAAGCTGCACCAGTACGCGCGGCTTCAGTAAAGTGCAGCAGGTGATGGATGCCAACCATTTTCTCGGCGAACTCTACGATCTCACCCACATCATGAACCGCTGGAGTTTCCACTTTTTGCTGTTCGGCACGCCTTCCACCACGCAGCCGTGGGGCTGGTCAATCTACGGCCATCATGTGGCGTTTTGTTGCTTTATCAGTGGCAGGCAACTGGTGATTGCACCGACCTTTTTTGGCGTTGAACCCAACGTGATCGAGCGCGGTGATGCCAGCGATGGTGTGCTGTTTCGCGAAGAGGAACAGCTGGGGCTGGCGTTGATGCAATCCCTCAGTGCCGATCAGCAACAACGCGCCACGGTCTATGCGTTGATGGAAGATCCCCTGATGCCTGCCGAGCGTTTTAACTTTGCCGATCAGCGTCATCTGGGAGGAGCCTTTCAGGATAACCGGGTGATCCCGCTGGAAGGGGTGTGCGTGGCGGAGTTTACCCTGGCCCAGCGTGCCAGCCTGATGGCGCTGGTGGCGGTGTTTCTCGATTTTCTGCCGGATGGTCCACGCGCCTGGCGGTTGCGCCAGATTGAACAGCATCTGGATGACAGCTGGTGGAGCTGGATTGGCGGTCACGGTGATGACGATGTGTTTTATTACCGCCTGCAAAGTCCGGTGGTGATGCTGGAGTTCGACCATCACAGCGGCATGTGGCTGACCAATGAACAACCGGCGCGTTTCCACATTCACACCATCACTCGCATCCCCAACGGCAACGACTACGGCAAAGCGTTGCTGTCGCAATTACAGAAGTAA
- a CDS encoding RidA family protein, whose product MAKRESIYIDAFPHANPIPAACRVGSMLYSGVIYGRDPQTQQVPADLGEQCALMFRHMASIVGAAGGSMEDVIKVTLWMQDKSQREVVNRYWLQAFPQQHSRPARHALEGNFSGNTLIQCDFIAVLDR is encoded by the coding sequence ATGGCTAAACGCGAAAGCATTTATATCGACGCTTTTCCCCATGCCAATCCGATCCCGGCTGCGTGCCGGGTGGGATCGATGCTGTATTCCGGGGTGATTTATGGCCGGGACCCGCAGACGCAGCAGGTGCCCGCCGATTTGGGCGAGCAGTGCGCGCTGATGTTCCGGCATATGGCGAGTATCGTCGGTGCGGCAGGTGGCAGCATGGAGGATGTCATTAAGGTCACATTATGGATGCAGGATAAAAGCCAGCGCGAGGTGGTGAACCGTTACTGGTTACAGGCTTTCCCGCAGCAGCATTCGCGTCCGGCACGCCACGCACTGGAGGGCAACTTCAGCGGTAATACCTTAATTCAATGCGATTTTATTGCGGTACTCGATCGTTAA
- a CDS encoding DUF2218 domain-containing protein, with amino-acid sequence MVGQSELDTQPAGGKTGRRARAFDYGELRLLLLAIIAKQPSHGYELIHEVNERLGGTYKPSPGVLYPALTWLYDRGYAEIDLEKGGRKRYTITDEGHAFLSANKTVIDMLVARVVPKGQGHGKSPQAIVEAMDHLKRALSLRAKMEPVAEQVVTRIGDIIHVAANQIEALLNAPMLSEGAAKCVADIVTPNGERFLRRLGSHFQHRTPVVMDENSGHFRMSMGEVRMEALDGIFRVTLTALNDEKLIEMQHILVRHLEEAAVRETLEVVWQPG; translated from the coding sequence ATGGTCGGACAGAGCGAATTGGACACGCAACCTGCGGGTGGCAAAACGGGCCGCCGCGCGCGTGCCTTCGATTATGGTGAATTACGCCTGTTATTGCTGGCGATCATCGCCAAACAACCCAGCCACGGTTACGAGCTGATTCATGAAGTCAATGAACGGCTGGGCGGCACTTACAAACCCAGTCCGGGCGTGCTCTATCCGGCGTTAACCTGGCTCTACGATCGCGGCTACGCCGAGATCGATTTAGAGAAGGGTGGACGCAAACGCTACACCATCACCGACGAAGGGCATGCCTTTCTCAGCGCCAATAAAACCGTGATTGATATGCTGGTGGCGCGCGTGGTGCCGAAGGGGCAAGGGCATGGTAAGTCGCCGCAGGCGATAGTGGAGGCGATGGACCATCTGAAACGTGCACTCAGCCTGCGCGCCAAAATGGAACCGGTAGCGGAGCAGGTGGTGACGCGTATCGGCGACATTATCCATGTCGCGGCCAACCAGATCGAAGCCCTGCTTAATGCGCCGATGCTGAGCGAGGGGGCGGCAAAATGTGTAGCCGATATCGTCACCCCCAACGGCGAGCGTTTTCTGCGCCGCCTCGGCAGCCATTTCCAGCATCGCACGCCGGTGGTGATGGATGAGAACAGCGGCCATTTCCGCATGAGCATGGGCGAAGTCCGCATGGAGGCGCTGGACGGCATTTTTCGTGTCACCTTAACCGCGCTGAATGACGAAAAACTGATTGAGATGCAACACATTCTGGTGCGTCATCTGGAAGAGGCCGCCGTGCGGGAAACGCTTGAGGTGGTGTGGCAGCCCGGCTGA
- the hpaI gene encoding 4-hydroxy-2-oxoheptanedioate aldolase, with protein sequence MSAPINGFKQALQHKKAQIGLWLALASPYSAEICGAAGFDWLLLDGEHAPNDVPLLMSQLQALAAAPAHAVVRAPMDAPWLIKQLLDIGAQTLLIPMVESAEQAQALVKAVRYPPQGIRGVGAALARASAFNRTPDYLTTANAQICLLVQVESRAGLAQLDAIAATEGVDGVFIGPADLAADMGYPGQPATTEVQQAVEAALLRIQSHGKAAGILSADAKLCARYLALGATFVAVGSDVGLLVKATSALAADFR encoded by the coding sequence ATGTCTGCACCGATCAATGGTTTTAAACAGGCTTTGCAACATAAAAAGGCGCAGATTGGCCTGTGGCTGGCGCTGGCCAGCCCCTACAGCGCCGAGATTTGCGGCGCTGCCGGTTTTGACTGGCTGCTGCTGGATGGTGAGCACGCGCCCAATGATGTGCCATTGCTGATGAGCCAGTTACAGGCGCTGGCGGCAGCACCGGCCCATGCCGTGGTACGTGCGCCAATGGATGCCCCCTGGTTGATTAAGCAACTGCTGGATATCGGCGCGCAAACGCTGCTGATCCCGATGGTGGAAAGCGCAGAACAGGCTCAGGCACTGGTCAAAGCGGTACGTTACCCGCCGCAGGGCATACGCGGTGTGGGCGCGGCGCTGGCTCGGGCTTCTGCCTTTAACCGCACGCCGGATTATCTGACCACCGCCAATGCGCAGATTTGTTTGCTGGTGCAGGTGGAAAGCCGGGCTGGCCTGGCACAGCTGGATGCCATTGCCGCCACGGAGGGTGTCGATGGGGTGTTTATTGGTCCGGCCGATCTGGCAGCGGATATGGGCTATCCGGGACAACCCGCCACTACGGAGGTACAGCAGGCGGTGGAAGCGGCGCTGCTGCGTATTCAATCACATGGCAAGGCGGCAGGAATTTTGAGTGCCGATGCTAAGCTTTGTGCGCGTTATCTGGCGCTGGGCGCAACCTTTGTCGCGGTGGGCAGTGATGTCGGGCTGCTGGTGAAAGCAACCTCGGCGCTGGCGGCGGATTTCCGTTAA